In Bacteroidota bacterium, the DNA window AAGTAGAATTTTGAATAAAACGAGTAAAAAAAATAAATAAATAAGCCGATTGAAAGTCCTTCCCTTCGGGAAGGATTTAGGATGGGCTCTTAACCAATTACCATATGTTCGGATTAAAACCAGACCTCTGCAATGTTCCGCTCAGTGATGAACATTATTCATTGGAAGATTATGAAGGTGGTGTAGCCCGTTGGTGCCCCGGCTGTGGCGACCATGGCATTCTCACCTCTGTGCAAAAGTTGTGCAGAGAAAAACAATTAGTGCCTGAGAAAACTGTTTTCGTAAGCGGAATTGGATGCAGCAGCCGTTTCCCTCATTACATGAACACTTATGGTTTCCACGGCTTGCATGGAAGAGCGTTTCCTGTTGCTTCAGGCGTAAAATTCCGCAGACCTGATCTGAATGTGTTTGTTGTCACAGGTGACGGAGATTGTTGTTCCATCGGCACGGCACATTGGATTCATGCAATCCGATACAATATGAATATGACGGTTCTGCTGTTGGACAATAGCATTTATGGTCTCACAAAAAAACAAACCAGTCCGACAAGCGCTAGAGGAACTAAATCAAACACACATCCTGCCGGCTCTATTCTACCTCCGATAAATCCAATCCAAACGACCCTGGGCGTATCCAATGTTTCTTTTGTTGCACAAACTGCCGATTGGAATCCCGCTCATGTTTACGAAACCATTAAAGCGGCATATGAGCATCCCGGATTTTCATTTGTACGCGTGGTTCAGCGATGCCCTGTATACATGCGCGATTTATACGATGCGGCTGTGACAGATCCCACTGCATTGACATTGCTTACGCATGAAAATGGAATTAAGCTTCATGAGAAGGTGGAAAAAAGTTTTAAAAATATTATTAAGCACGATCCAAGCGATATTAATAAAGGAAGAGAATATGCTGAATTGAAAGACAGTATTCCAATCGGGCTTTTCTATCAGAATAAGAATGCCCCCCGTTACGATGAGTACGGAGCACACAACATTGGAATGCCTGTGGAAGAACGCCTTGACGCTATTAATAAAGAGCTAGATAAATATGCAGTGTAAATAAACCTATTAATCATATGGTGAAATCAAAAAACACTTCAAAAGAATTACTGTTTAATGAATTCCTGAAGGAAGAAGCACTTACATCCGCACAAGAAGTTGAAGTTGCTTTAGAGATTGACAAAACAGAAACCATAAGCTACAAGTTTCCTGCTCCTTCAGCAGCAACAGAAGATGAAATAAAAAACCAGTGGCGCACCATAAGAAATTATTTCCGCACGGGTGAAAAACCCAAAGGCGCTGAATCCGCGGGACTCATGCCCGTTTTACTCGCACCATATCTTACCAGTGAAGAGTTAACCACCGATTATCCTGTTTTTCTATCCGAGGAAAATGAGATTGCAAATTGCTGCTTTTCTGATTTACTTGGCCGCACTTTCAAAAAAACATTTAAAGAAAAAGAAGCAGCAATCTTATTGAAATACTTTCCCAAGATCGAAAGTTCCGTCAGGAAACATGTTTCCAAAGCAAATAATTTCTGTTCGTTGAAATCCGCTGTTGATAACGCTCTCCATGAGCTTTCCAAAATAAAAGTAAATGGCGAAGACGGAATTAATTTCTTAAAAGACATTGAAAAGTTCAAAATCAATCTTCCGACAACAGGAAATCTGCTGGGATTTTCACAACAGACACCGATACACTTGCTCGTTCATTTACTAAAGTATCAGTTTCATCAAAAGAGAAAAACCTTCCTGTTAGAAATTCACCGCTTAAAGTCCGGGCTGCAGGATTTAATAGCAGTTGAAAAGGGCAATGTTTCAAAAGATGAAACTTTTGATTTTGCTGATTCGCTTATTGAATTTAAAAAACTGGACACGCTTATGCCCGAAAGCGCTTCGGTGTCAATGCCAAAGAAAAGAACGGAACGTATTGTTAATTGCATCAACGCTCTGGACTCCGCGGAAAATTTATTGTTAAACAATGAGAGTATCATATATATAGGTAAAGCTTTATCCGAAAATTCAAATTTCAAATGGAAAGAACTGCTACAGAGTCTTGATGTGCGAATTGCCGCTGCCAATGAAAGTTGCTCATCCGCGGTCGATAGTTTCAAAACACATATTTCCAAGCTTGCTAAATTAATTGGGCAAGTGAGGATTGCTGAGTTAGAAGTTAAAAATAACTATGACGAAGAAATCCACTCGGATTATTTTACACGATTCAACTGGCATTATTTCACCGAAGAAGAAACAGCACTTTGTCCTCCGGTTGTTTTAATCGAGGAAACTCAAAATCTTTTAAGAAAAGAGTTGCCGCATTTTTCTGCATTGATATCTTCAAACAAACCAATAAAAGTGTTGGCAATTAACAGGCCTACTCCTTTTAAAATAAATAAGAACGGAAATGAATCGGATGAATTACTTTCTTTTCAGCAGGAACTGAGCGCACTGGCTGTTTCTCACAGAAATGCTTTTACACTTCAAAGCGCTTCACATAATCCAATTCATCTTTTATCAGGAATGGAATCGGGACTTGCTTCATCCGCTCCTGCTTTGTTTCATGTTTTAATTTCTTCCGGTTTAAATAATACTGAGAGTCAGAATTTTCTTGACATCAGTTCAGCAGTGGAAGGAAGGCAGTTCCCTTTATTCACGTACAATGCAAAAGATAAAAGGTGGGGAAGCAGATTTAACATTAATGCTAATCCTCAACCCGATAAAAACTGGCCAAAATATTCTTTTGAATTAAAAACCGATAAAGAAAAAAATGAAAAACTTGAGCTGGCATTCACCTTCGCGGATTTCTATGCCGTGAATACTGTCAACAATAAAAATTTATTTATTGTTCCTCCTTCCTGCTGGTCAGAAGATTTAATTCCTTTGAGTGAATATCTTGAACAGTCTTCCGAGAAATTGTATTCTAAAGTTCCGTTCATCTGGCTGGCAGATAACGAAAACACTTTGCATAAAGCTGCAGTGCCCTATTCACTTGTGATTGCCGCAAAAGAACGTTTGGATTTCTGGAATTTCATTCAGGAATTAGGCGGAGTAAACAGTTATCATGTTGAACAGGCAGTGAATCGCACACATCAGGAGTTGCAGGAACAAAAAGAAAAAGAGATTAAGGAAATTGAAAGCAAGTTTGAAAAACAAATAGAAGAAGTCCGGTCAACTGCTGCCGGAGAAGCAATGGATAAACTGGCAGGAATTCTGCTTGATCTTGACAGCATTTCCACTTCACCAGCAACAAAAATTTCAAAAAAATCTTCTTCCTCCGAAACCAAAGAAATAAAACCGGGAGAAACTTCTCCTGCTGTTACCACAATCGAAAAAGAAGTTTCAGTTTCTACCGAACCCTGGATTGAAACTTTCAGATGCACTTCCTGCAATGATTGCACAGATAAATATCCGAGAGCATTCAAATATGATGGAGAGAAACAGGCATACGTGGATGACCCCACAACCATAACTTACGCTCAAATGGTAAAGGCGGCAGAAGCTTGTCCCGCAAAATGTATTCATCCCGGCATGCCGTTAAATCCAAACGAACCGGGACTGGAAGAATTAATCGCAAGAGCGAAACCATTTAACTAATCTATGGTTAATGAAATAATCATAGCCGTAGTTATTCTCACGGGACTTGGTCTTTTGTTTGCCGCTATTCTTGCTATCGCCTATAAGAAACTTAAAGTGTGGGAAGACCCGCGCATTGATGCTGTTGAAGGAATGCTTCCGAAAGCAAATTGCGGTGCCTGCGGTGTGCCCGGATGCCGCGCTTTTGCGGAAATGGTAGTTAACAAAACAATTAATCCGGGAAAATGTACAGTGAGTTCACGTGTTGCAGTTGATAGCATTGCAAGTTACATAGGTGTTGAAGCAAGTATCGGAGAAAAAGTTGTCGCGCGCCTTTTATGTGCGGGTGGAAAAAATGAAGCTCATAACATAGCGGATTACAAAGGAGGTTTAAGCACTTGCCGCGGTGAAGCGCTTGTTGCTGGCGGACCAAAACAATGTTCGTGGGGATGTTTAGGATTAGCAGATTGTGAAAAGGTTTGCGCTTTTGATGCTATAAAAATGAATGACAACGGACTTCCTGTTGTGGACATTGTCAAATGCACCGCGTGTAATGATTGTGTTGAAATTTGCCCCAAGGGAATATTTGTTTTGATGCCTATTGGACAGAAATTAATTGTTCAATGCAAATCGCTGTTGGAAGGAGATGATGCGGAAGATAAATGCTCAGTTGCCTGTACTGCCTGCGGAAGATGTGTTGCCGATGCTGCACCCGGATTGATAGAGATAAAAAATAATCTGGCCGTGATTAATTACGAATTAAACAAGCTTTCTTCTCCCGAAGCAATCAAACGCTGTCCGACAGATGCAATAGTATGGCTGGAAAATTCCAAACAGTTTGACATAACAGAAAAATCAGAACTGCCTATAGGAAAAGTGGAAAGTTTATCTGATTTAGAAAATGTTTATTATCAATAAACAAAGATTACAATGATTTCAGAAAAACAAAAACGAGATTACAGAGATGAAATAGTACATAATCACCGTAATCTTTTTTTCGAAAATCTTGTAATCTCAGTATAAATGAATATGAAAACAAATTATCATAATCTATTGGGGAAACAAATCAGCATGTCAGCAAAAAATGCTGCATGGTATCTTTCCTCTTCAATTTGCGAAAGTATTTTGTCTTCTGAAAGCAGCAAGTCAGCCGATAAAAATATTTTCGGACGGCCGTTAGCTTTTTCAACTTCAAGTGATATTTCTTTTTCAATTGGTTTTGCTTCAACAGGATTGAGAGCAGGGACTATTTTGAATTCAAGTGAAATATCATCCAATATTGAAAGCATTGCGAATGCAGTCAGATTGCATATTCCGCTTGTAATTTTTTCCAGCGTTGAATCTCAGTTTCAGGTAAATCAGTTTTCGCAAACAGGAGCAGTGGTTTTTTCTGCAGTCACTTCTCAGGAAGCTTTGGATTTGTTGCTTGTCTCTTATCGAATAGCTGAATTGTCACTCATTCCTGTTGTGGTTTGCATGGAAGAATCAATTAGTAATACAGAAGAAAATATTTTATTTCCCGAAAAAGAAACTCTGATAAATTTTGCAGGAAGCACAGACATTCTGATTTCAAGCCCTACTCCTTCTCAGCAAATGATTTTCGGCAAAAGCAGAAAAAGAATCCCAAACTGGTTCAATATTGACAATCCTGTTTCCATCGGTGCTGGAAAACAACTGAACGAAGCAGGACTCGAAACAGCTGCGCAGCAGGAATATTTTTATAATCATCTGGAAGCAATTATTAATGATTCATTTCAGGAACTTAATAAAAAAGCCCATCCCCCAACCCCTTCCCAAAGGGAAGGGGAGTGGTGTATGCAAGTCCTTCCCTTCGGGAAGGATTTAGGATGGGCTTCTTATCTGGTAATTAGTTATGGCGGTATTTCTCCTGCAGTGGTGAAAGCTATTGACGAATATAATTCGAAGAATAAAATTAAAACCGCTTCCGCGCGACTTGTTCAGATAAATCCATTCCCAGCTAAAGCAATCAAGACGATTCTTGCAGGGAAAAAAGTTATTACTATTCTTGAGCAGGCAACCGAAGGAATTAATCATTCGAATATTTTTAAAGAAGTTTCTTGTTTATCCGAAGCGAAACAATTAAAAGTTTTTTCAGGAAATTATGGCTCTATTCCCACTTCAAATACTTTGCTTGAGGTAATAGCGAACATGTTGCCAGGTGGAAAAGGAAAATCAAAATTCTGGATTGATATTGATTTCACACATTCCAATTCC includes these proteins:
- a CDS encoding 2-oxoglutarate oxidoreductase yields the protein MFGLKPDLCNVPLSDEHYSLEDYEGGVARWCPGCGDHGILTSVQKLCREKQLVPEKTVFVSGIGCSSRFPHYMNTYGFHGLHGRAFPVASGVKFRRPDLNVFVVTGDGDCCSIGTAHWIHAIRYNMNMTVLLLDNSIYGLTKKQTSPTSARGTKSNTHPAGSILPPINPIQTTLGVSNVSFVAQTADWNPAHVYETIKAAYEHPGFSFVRVVQRCPVYMRDLYDAAVTDPTALTLLTHENGIKLHEKVEKSFKNIIKHDPSDINKGREYAELKDSIPIGLFYQNKNAPRYDEYGAHNIGMPVEERLDAINKELDKYAV
- a CDS encoding ferredoxin, with protein sequence MVKSKNTSKELLFNEFLKEEALTSAQEVEVALEIDKTETISYKFPAPSAATEDEIKNQWRTIRNYFRTGEKPKGAESAGLMPVLLAPYLTSEELTTDYPVFLSEENEIANCCFSDLLGRTFKKTFKEKEAAILLKYFPKIESSVRKHVSKANNFCSLKSAVDNALHELSKIKVNGEDGINFLKDIEKFKINLPTTGNLLGFSQQTPIHLLVHLLKYQFHQKRKTFLLEIHRLKSGLQDLIAVEKGNVSKDETFDFADSLIEFKKLDTLMPESASVSMPKKRTERIVNCINALDSAENLLLNNESIIYIGKALSENSNFKWKELLQSLDVRIAAANESCSSAVDSFKTHISKLAKLIGQVRIAELEVKNNYDEEIHSDYFTRFNWHYFTEEETALCPPVVLIEETQNLLRKELPHFSALISSNKPIKVLAINRPTPFKINKNGNESDELLSFQQELSALAVSHRNAFTLQSASHNPIHLLSGMESGLASSAPALFHVLISSGLNNTESQNFLDISSAVEGRQFPLFTYNAKDKRWGSRFNINANPQPDKNWPKYSFELKTDKEKNEKLELAFTFADFYAVNTVNNKNLFIVPPSCWSEDLIPLSEYLEQSSEKLYSKVPFIWLADNENTLHKAAVPYSLVIAAKERLDFWNFIQELGGVNSYHVEQAVNRTHQELQEQKEKEIKEIESKFEKQIEEVRSTAAGEAMDKLAGILLDLDSISTSPATKISKKSSSSETKEIKPGETSPAVTTIEKEVSVSTEPWIETFRCTSCNDCTDKYPRAFKYDGEKQAYVDDPTTITYAQMVKAAEACPAKCIHPGMPLNPNEPGLEELIARAKPFN
- a CDS encoding Fe-S cluster protein, whose product is MVNEIIIAVVILTGLGLLFAAILAIAYKKLKVWEDPRIDAVEGMLPKANCGACGVPGCRAFAEMVVNKTINPGKCTVSSRVAVDSIASYIGVEASIGEKVVARLLCAGGKNEAHNIADYKGGLSTCRGEALVAGGPKQCSWGCLGLADCEKVCAFDAIKMNDNGLPVVDIVKCTACNDCVEICPKGIFVLMPIGQKLIVQCKSLLEGDDAEDKCSVACTACGRCVADAAPGLIEIKNNLAVINYELNKLSSPEAIKRCPTDAIVWLENSKQFDITEKSELPIGKVESLSDLENVYYQ